A genomic region of Elaeis guineensis isolate ETL-2024a chromosome 9, EG11, whole genome shotgun sequence contains the following coding sequences:
- the LOC105051380 gene encoding uncharacterized protein, translated as MDAARLLTPCFSSSMRSPSSRPLSRLSGAFRSPRRCAPFQASRRRNLCLACAAETLVAGSQREEGSSHSLRGEKGVEGGDLKSWLHAQGLPPCKVVVKERPSHDGKHRPIHYIAASEDLEAGDVAFSVPNSLVVTLDRVLGNETIAELLTTNKLSELACLALYLMYEKKQGKKSFWYPFIRELDRQRGRGQLAVESPLLWSETELAYLNGSPTRAEVLERDEGIKREYNELDTVWFMAGSLFQQYPFDIPTEAFPFEIFKQAFVAVQSCVVHLQKVSLARRFALVPLGPPLLAYKSNCKAMLTAVSDAVQLVVDRPYKAGEPIVVWCGPQPNSRLLLNYGFVDEDNPYDRIVVEASLNTEDPQYQEKRMVAQRNGKLAVQVFHVYVGREKEAISEMLPYMRLGYVSDPAEMHSVISSQGPVCPVSPCMERAVLDQLVGYFEARLAGYPTTLSEDENMLRDGHLNPKKRVAVQLVKLEKKMLHACLQAVFEVINQLPDHTVSPCPAPFAPQLK; from the exons ATGGACGCCGCTCGACTTCTCACGCCGTGCTTCTCCTCTTCCATGCGATCCCCGTCTTCTCGACCTCTATCCCGTCTCTCGGGCGCCTTCCGAAGCCCCAGGCGGTGCGCTCCATTTCAAGCCAGCCGTCGCCGGAATCTGTGCCTGGCCTGTGCTGCGGAGACCCTGGTCGCCGGATCGCAGAGGGAGGAAGGGAGCTCGCATTCGCTCCGAGGCGAGAAGGGAGTGGAGGGTGGAGATCTCAAGTCTTGGTTGCACGCGCAAGGCTTACCGCCGTGCAAGGTTGTTGTCAAGGAGAGGCCTTCTCATGATGGGAAGCACCGGCCGATACATTATATCGCGGCAAGCGAGGATCTTGAG GCTGGTGATGTAGCATTCTCAGTTCCCAACTCTTTGGTGGTAACTCTGGATAGAGTTCTTGGAAACGAGACAATTG CGGAACTGTTAACAACGAACAAGCTTTCAGAATTAGCCTGCCTGGCACTATATCTCATGTATGAGAAAAAACAGGGGAAGAAGTCCTTCTGGTATCCCTTCATTAGGGAGCTTGACCGTcaacgaggaagaggccagctaGCTGTGGAATCACCCCTTCTATGGTCTGAAACTGAACTGGCTTACCTGAACGGCAGTCCTACCAGG GCTGAAGTTCTCGAAAGGGATGAAGGAATAAAGAGAGAGTACAATGAACTTGATACAGTCTGGTTCATGGCTGGTTCATTGTTCCAG CAATACCCTTTTGACATTCCTACTGAGGCTTTTCCCTTCGAGATTTTCAAGCAGGCATTCGTTGCAGTTCAATCTTGTGTGGTTCATTTGCAG AAAGTAAGTTTGGCTCGAAGGTTTGCCCTGGTTCCTTTGGGGCCGCCATTGTTGGCTTACAAGAGCAACTGCAAAGCAATGCTAACTGCTGTCAGTGATGCTGTTCAGTTGGTGGTTGATCGTCCATATAAGGCTGGGGAACCGATTGTTGTATG GTGTGGACCACAACCAAATTCAAGGTTGCTTCTCAATTATGGTTTTGTTGATGAAGATAATCCATATGACCGTATAGTCGTTGAG GCATCCCTGAATACGGAAGATCCTCAATACCAAGAAAAGAGAATGGTTGCTCAAAGAAATGGAAAGCTGGCTGTCCAAGTTTTTCAT GTGTATgttggaagagaaaaagaagctaTATCGGAAATGCTGCCTTATATGAGATTAGGGTATGTTTCAGATCCAGCTGAGATGCATTCGGTTATTTCTTCTCAAGGCCCTGTTTGTCCT GTAAGCCCATGCATGGAGCGAGCAGTGTTGGACCAACTTGTAGGCTACTTTGAGGCTCGGTTGGCAGGCTACCCTACAACCTTAAGTGAGGATGAAAATATG TTGAGAGATGGCCATTTGAATCCAAAGAAGCGAGTTGCTGTTCAGCTTGTAAAGTTAGAAAAGAAAATGCTGCACGCTTGTCTTCAGGCTGTATTTGAAGTCATAAATCAATTACCAGATCACACTGTATCTCCCTGCCCGGCTCCTTTTGCTCCTCAATTGAAATAA